Within the Metasolibacillus fluoroglycofenilyticus genome, the region TTACCGTATTTGATTAAAAAACTACGATGAATGACTAAGCTTTCCACAGTATTGCAGACGGAAGGACGTTGCGTTTTCGCATTTTTAATAATATTACATACCATATCGAACGGGGCACTATCATCAATATAAATATGGCAGTTGCCTGCACCTGTCTCTAGCACAGGTACGCTTGCTTCACGCACAACAGTATCGATTAAACCTTTGCCACCGCGCGGAATAAGAACGTCTAAAAACTCACTTAAATGAAAGAGTTCTTTTGCTGTTTCTCGGCTTGTGTCTTCAATTAAAAGCACAGCATCTAATGGGAAATTTGCATGATACAATGCTTTATGAATAGATGCAATAAGTGCGATATTTGAATTTTGAGCAGAGGAGCTACCTCTTAATATAGCAGCATTGCTTGTTTTTAATGCTAGTGTTGCTGCATCAACAGTAACATTTGGACGTGCCTCATAAATCATACCAATAACACCAAGTGGCACACGTCTTTTAACAATATGCAATCCATTTTCTTTTTGAATATTTTCAAGTTCCTCGCCAATTGGGTCGGGTAACTCAATTAATAATTGAATCGCCTCGCTCATTGCTTGGATACGTCCTTCATTCAGCATAATGCGGTCGAGTGTTGCAGCAGATAGTCCATTTTTTGCTCCAAGCTGTAAATCCAACTGATTTGCTTCTACAATTGTCGCTGTATCCATTTGCAACTGCTCTGCAATACAGGCAAGGGCCTTATTTTTTTCAGCAGTTGTTTTCAAATTCATGATGATGCTTGCACTTTTTGCTCGTTGTCCCTTTTCCCTTACTTCGTTAGCCATCTATTTAAACCTCCTTCATTTGAACCCAATAATCACGATGAATTACTTCTGTTGCTTGTTTGAATAATTCAGTCGTGCGCTTTCCCATTGCTTGCTCGAGCTCCTCCTTGGAATACTTTATTTCACCACGTCCGATACAATGATGCTGGTAAAACACTTCAACGACATCACCTCGTTTAAAATGACCTTCCAATGCGTAAACACCTGCTGGTAATAAGCTTTTGCCTCCAGTCGTCAAAGCTTTGACAGCCCCTTCATCAATGAATATTTTTCCTGTAACTGTAGATAATCGAAGCCATTGTCTACGGCTTGATAAAGTGGAGGGTTCCTCGCTAGAAATATACGTACCATCCCCATTGCCAGCTAAAACTTCCAGTAATTTTTTTGCTCCTGTTCCTTTTCCGATAAAAACATTAATGCCTGCTTCAAGAGCACAGCGCGCAGCTAATAGCTTTGACTCCATCCCCCCTGTGCCGACTTTGGAGCTGCTGCCCGATGTGTTAGCAAGTAGCTCATCCGATATAACAGTTAAAAAATCTAAGCGTTTGGCATTAGGATTTTTTGTGGGATTCACTGTATATAGCCCATTGATATCCGTCAAAATAATTAGTTGGTCTGCATGAACAAGCCCTGCTACTAATGCAGAGAGCATATCATTGTCTCCAAATGTCAGCTCCGCAACAGATATTGTATCGTTCTCATTAATAATCGGTATTACAGAGCGTTCTAGTAGCTCAGAAAATGTGGCAGAGGCATTTTTGTAACGTTCTTTTTCGCTAAAATCTGTACGAGTCAGCAAGACCTGTGCTGAAATAATATTGTATTTGATAAATGCCTCATTGTAGAGCTGAATTAGTAGGCTTTGTCCAACAGCTGCCGCTGCCTGTCTGCCTTTCATCGTGACGGGACGCGTTGGATAGCCGAGCTTGCGGAAACCAGCAGCGACAGCGCCAGATGAAACGAGTAACACCTCGTGCCCCGAAAGCTTCAACTGTACGAGGGCCTCGATATGGTCATTAAATTTTTCAAAATCAATTTCTCCTTTATTATTTGTTAAAGAGCTACTGCCAATTTTTACGACAATCCGTTTTCGTTCCATATTTCTCCTCCTAGCAGATGCAATGAAAAAAAGCCCATTTCCTCCTAATTGATATAGGACGAAAGGGACTTCCGTGGTACCACCTAAATTGAATGCATACAATGCATTCCACTTATCTCATAACGCTGAGTGAGCGCTTAGTTTGGCTAAGGGCAAGTTGAAGGAGGTTGGGCGGCTTGTACTATGCGAATTTTTCAGCCAAAGCATTCGCTCTCTGTTATAGTCAGTGACCGCTTACTAGTCTTCAATAAGCTAAATATATTTTACATAGCATGCACGATGAAGTGTATTTTGTCAATTATAATTTCGAATATTCCGATAATAAAAATGGCGAAAAATACTATTATTAAACGCTAAAATGCATAAATATAATATTTTGTGTATAAAAAATTTGATTTTCTCCTTATTTTATAATAAAAATATGCTATTTTTGTTTTTGATAGATTGATTCCGAATGACTATATTTAAGCCACCTAGGAATAAGCAGCTTGTGCACAATGCAAAAGGAATCTTCAATGAACTTTGAACAATGCTATGAACAGTATAAACCGTTAATTCAAAAGGCGTTATATCGTTGCCGCGTTTATGGCAATTTTGATGAATATCGACATATAGCGATGATTGCTTTATGGGAGGCGACGCAAACATATGACGAAAATAAAGGAACCTTCGAAACATATGCCTATTTTATGATGCGCTATCAAATTATTGCTGAGATGCGCAAGCAAAACAATCATCGAAATCGCAACATGCTAGTTGGTGATGAAGCTTTGCAAGTTTTTATAGATGATGGACGAAATGCCATTGTGATTGAAACACCAGCACTCGCAATATTGTGGGAAGAGTTAACGACAGATGAGCGCTATATTTTGACTAGCTATTATGTCCTGCAAAATAGTGACAAAGAAATTGCGCAAGCTTTGCAACTCAAAGTGGAAACGTTGAAAAAAAGAAGACAGCGCCTATTAAAGCGCTTGAACAAACAGCTTACTGAGTGCGGTAACATGTTGTTGTAAAAAAGATAAAATCTCTTTCATCTAAATTCAAAATAATACCACTAAACTCAATATTTCTTACTTTGCCAAACAAGCTAGCACCCTTTGACTTAATAAAACAAAAACGAAAAGGGCTGTCCAAAAAGCCGTGCATAGCCGGCGTTTTGGACAGTAGCAATGATGTTTCGCAAAATGTTGATTCCTATAAACATAGAACACCTCTTTTAAAAATGGGATGAACATTTGCTTTAGCAGCGTTATCCTTCAGTAAAAGGGAAGCGATGAAAACATTGATTTCAATGCGGTGTCAAAACAAAATAGACTTTTCGCACAACTCCTTTCTGAATTTACAAATTTTCATATAAATGCTGAATAAAATGTGTGCGCTCTTCGGGGGATTGCTGAAAATTATTAATGAGCAATGCTCCAAGCGTAAAATCGTCATCATTGATTAAAAACTGCATATTCACAGGTTGTTCTTGCTCGTTAATTGTACATTGACCTTTAAATTCTACAACAGCCTGCTCACGCTGAGTTTTAAAATAGACCCATTTGCTTTCATCACAATAATGATTAAACACATCCTCGATTGTTGTTGTATTCGTTTCACTTAATGATATTTGCTTTATTTCATCTATGTATTGATTATCTGTAATATCATCCTTTGGTCCATAAAAATAAATGAAAATACCGATAATACAAAGCGGCACTAGCCAAAAAATCGTACGTTTTCCAAACCCCATAAGTCCCCTCCTCATTTACACTAGTAGCATTATAGCATTTGATGATACAGTTGGAACAGTGAAATTGTATACTAAAAGAAAATATAGAGAGAGGAAGACACCAATGAATCAACTAAAAATTATAAAGTTAAATGAGCAAAATTTACAAACTGAAGGTTGCTATTGCTTGCGAAGTGATAAGTGAGCTGCAGGTTATCAGCATAAAAATGAATGGTTACAGCAGCAATTTCAGCAAGGCTTGCGATATATTAAAGCAATAGAAGGGGAAAAGCAGGCAGGCTTTATCTGATTTACAAACATATGTACGTTTAATATACTAGTTATATAGAAAGGGGCGATGTATAAAGTGAGAGCGCTGCTCATTGCCGAAAAGCCATCGCTAATGCGAGATATTGAAAAAGTTTATAAGCGCATGCAATTGCCATATACAATTGACTTTGCTTCATTTATAGGACATGTTGTGGAGCTAAAGGAGCCACACGAATATAAAAAGGAATGGAAAAAATGGGATTTAGCAGTGCTACCGATGATGCCGGAGCGCTATGAATTTCGTGTAAAAAAAACTGCCTATAAAGTGTATAGGGAGCTAGAGCAAAAGCTAAAAACAGGGCACTATGATTTTATTATAAATGCGTGTGATGCGGGGATGGAAGGGGAAAACATCTTTTATTCCTTTTATAAAAAAGTGGGCTGCAGGCTACCCGTAAAGCGCTTTTGGACATCACAAACAACGGATAATGCAATACATAAAGCATTGACCCATTTGCTAGATGAAAATGATTACCTCATTCGCAATCTGCGCAATGCTGCCATGTATCGCATGATATTTGACTGGCTAATTGGCTTAAACTTAACGCGTGTTGCTACGGTAAAAGGTGGGCGTACGATTAAAGTTGGTCGTGTAATGACGCCAACCCTCGCCATTGTAGTCAAACGTGAGCTTGAAATAAAACAATTCCAGCCAGAGCCATATGCGCAAATTGAATTACAGCTACCAGAAATGACGGCGCTATGGTTTGACCCAGTCCAAAACACAAATAAAATACAATCTGGCGAAGTGAAGGCCATTGCTGCACGTATTACAGAAACAGCGATTGTCAAAGAGCTGAAAACTGAGCGCAAAGCATTGCCTGCCCCACCATTGCATTCATTGCTGGAACTGCAAAAGGAAGCGAATAAATTTTATGGCTTTACATCTGCAAACACATTAAAAATTGCTCAAAGCTTGTATGAAAAAAAGTTAATTACTTATCCACGTACCGAATCTAAGCATTTACCGACAGCATTTGCTGAAAATATTACAGCACATATTAAAGCGCTTTGTTCATTAGAAGAATACCAAGCTATTGCAGGGGAAATTATGCGTAATCACTCCAATATAGCTCGTGTCACCTCCTCTAAACGCTACGTAGATGATAAAAAATTAACGGACCATCATGCTATTACAGTAACGGATGTAGCTGTAGGGCGCAAAAAGCTAACTGAGGCGGAATGGAAAGTGTACCATCTTATTTGTAAACGTCTTTTAGCTATCTTTTTACCAGCCTATCAATTCGATAAAACGACTATTATTTTACAATCTGGTGGGGAGCTTTTTAAGCAAACAGGTAATCGTATTGTAGAAAAAGGCTACACAGTATTATATGAAACATTTCGTAGAAAGGGGGAACTTCCTCTCCCTTTATTAAAGGTAGACGATATATTACCAATTAAGGAGTTAAATATTTTATCTAAAATGACTGAACCGCCATCACGTTACACAGATAGTACATTGCTTGATGCGATGTTCCATGCAGGGCGCTTTATAGAGGATGCAGAACTGCAAAAAATTTTAAAGGACGCAGAAGGTATTGGTACATCGGCAACACGTGCAGAAATTATAGAAAAATTGATAACGATTGGTATGCTAGAACGACAAGGGAAATCATTAGCTGCTACTAATTTTGGAATCGATGTTATTGCTAGCTTAGGCAATCATGATGTCGTTTCTCCAATTTTAACAGCAATTTGGAGCAAAAAGCTAAAGGACATTGTCGATGGTCAATTAAATGCATCTGCATTTTATAAGGAAATGCTTGCCTTTGTAGAAGAAACAACAGCGCGTATGAAAGCGTTGGAAATGCAAGTGGCTGAAAAGGAGATTGTCGTTGTCGGGAGCTGCCCATTATGTCGTAATGCAGTAGTAGAAGGGTTCCGAGCATATACATGTCAAAACAAAGCATGTAAATTTGCTATTAGCAAAGTATTAATGAAAGGTAAAGTAACAGCAATTGATGCGAAGAAGTTACTTTCTGGCAAAGAAACTCGTGAAATCCGCTTTACATGGAAAAGCGGTAAAAAAGGTAAAGCTCGCCTGAAGTTACAAGGGGAGAAGTTGGAGTTTGTTTTTTAGGATTTACCATAGTAATCAGGGCTATCGGAAAAGATAATTTCTTTTCTGATAGCCCTTCATGCTATATTCAAAATTTCCTACAAGTATATTTTATGATAGTTACAATTAAAAAGACTGTCACTTTCCAGTAGCTGAATAAGCTGGGACTTTTAAGTTGTTGATAAGCAATCATTTCATATGCGAAAAAGAGAGGATGCCATACTATTTTTCCTAAATTCCTAGTTAAAATTAGATATAGCAATTTTATCTTTAGAAACTTTAGTAATCTGGTAAGATTTCTATTGTTTTTTAGGGAATATGCGTATACAATAATGCTCTGTAAAGTAATTTGTGAATACTTGTCTGAATTGTTTTTCAACTAGGAAATTCGCACTTTTTCGCATGAAAAACCATATAATAAGTGCAAATGTTTTGAAAAATGTTCATCTTTTTATAAAAAAACGTCAAACTTATTACAAATTGTCTTGACGTATTTGTAATAAGTTTGTACACTGTGTAAAATCAAATGTTTTTTGGGGAAGTACAATAATATTATAAGGTAAGGATTTGGTAAAATGATTGTATGTAAATTTGGTGGAACTTCTGTTGCGAATGCGCAGCAAATTAAAAAAGTTGCGAATATTGTAAAAGCTAATCCAGCAAGAAAAATTATTGCAGTATCTGCTCCAGGAAAGCGCACGAATGATGATATCAAAGTAACGGATTTATTAATTGAACTTGCAAACAGTGCATTGCAAGGTGGAGATACTGAGTTAAAATTAAACATAGTAATTGAACGTTATGCTGATATTGCAGCAGAGCTAGGATTAGATGATACGATTATCCAAATCATCACAGATGA harbors:
- a CDS encoding glutamate-5-semialdehyde dehydrogenase — encoded protein: MANEVREKGQRAKSASIIMNLKTTAEKNKALACIAEQLQMDTATIVEANQLDLQLGAKNGLSAATLDRIMLNEGRIQAMSEAIQLLIELPDPIGEELENIQKENGLHIVKRRVPLGVIGMIYEARPNVTVDAATLALKTSNAAILRGSSSAQNSNIALIASIHKALYHANFPLDAVLLIEDTSRETAKELFHLSEFLDVLIPRGGKGLIDTVVREASVPVLETGAGNCHIYIDDSAPFDMVCNIIKNAKTQRPSVCNTVESLVIHRSFLIKYGKELFDFLQSLKISIYGDETICQFVGSAILADEVHFAEEFLSLALSVKTVDSVQEAIKHIQKYSTRHSEAIITMTQQHADLFLTMVDAAAVYHNASTRFTDGFEFGYGAEVGISTQKLHARGPMGLAALTSTKYWIYGNGQVRN
- a CDS encoding type IA DNA topoisomerase, translated to MYKVRALLIAEKPSLMRDIEKVYKRMQLPYTIDFASFIGHVVELKEPHEYKKEWKKWDLAVLPMMPERYEFRVKKTAYKVYRELEQKLKTGHYDFIINACDAGMEGENIFYSFYKKVGCRLPVKRFWTSQTTDNAIHKALTHLLDENDYLIRNLRNAAMYRMIFDWLIGLNLTRVATVKGGRTIKVGRVMTPTLAIVVKRELEIKQFQPEPYAQIELQLPEMTALWFDPVQNTNKIQSGEVKAIAARITETAIVKELKTERKALPAPPLHSLLELQKEANKFYGFTSANTLKIAQSLYEKKLITYPRTESKHLPTAFAENITAHIKALCSLEEYQAIAGEIMRNHSNIARVTSSKRYVDDKKLTDHHAITVTDVAVGRKKLTEAEWKVYHLICKRLLAIFLPAYQFDKTTIILQSGGELFKQTGNRIVEKGYTVLYETFRRKGELPLPLLKVDDILPIKELNILSKMTEPPSRYTDSTLLDAMFHAGRFIEDAELQKILKDAEGIGTSATRAEIIEKLITIGMLERQGKSLAATNFGIDVIASLGNHDVVSPILTAIWSKKLKDIVDGQLNASAFYKEMLAFVEETTARMKALEMQVAEKEIVVVGSCPLCRNAVVEGFRAYTCQNKACKFAISKVLMKGKVTAIDAKKLLSGKETREIRFTWKSGKKGKARLKLQGEKLEFVF
- a CDS encoding sigma-70 family RNA polymerase sigma factor — its product is MNFEQCYEQYKPLIQKALYRCRVYGNFDEYRHIAMIALWEATQTYDENKGTFETYAYFMMRYQIIAEMRKQNNHRNRNMLVGDEALQVFIDDGRNAIVIETPALAILWEELTTDERYILTSYYVLQNSDKEIAQALQLKVETLKKRRQRLLKRLNKQLTECGNMLL
- the proB gene encoding glutamate 5-kinase; this encodes MERKRIVVKIGSSSLTNNKGEIDFEKFNDHIEALVQLKLSGHEVLLVSSGAVAAGFRKLGYPTRPVTMKGRQAAAAVGQSLLIQLYNEAFIKYNIISAQVLLTRTDFSEKERYKNASATFSELLERSVIPIINENDTISVAELTFGDNDMLSALVAGLVHADQLIILTDINGLYTVNPTKNPNAKRLDFLTVISDELLANTSGSSSKVGTGGMESKLLAARCALEAGINVFIGKGTGAKKLLEVLAGNGDGTYISSEEPSTLSSRRQWLRLSTVTGKIFIDEGAVKALTTGGKSLLPAGVYALEGHFKRGDVVEVFYQHHCIGRGEIKYSKEELEQAMGKRTTELFKQATEVIHRDYWVQMKEV